From the genome of Solanum pennellii chromosome 6, SPENNV200:
TGGTACTTCATGTTCCCATTTCTAGATGTTTGTGGCTCTTTTTATATTCACCAGGAAGCATAGTTAAAACTGCTCTTAATGTGTTTTTTGCTTTactaaatgatgattttaaatGCCTATGTGTATTCTTCATTGCTTTTGGCCAGGGTACATTGCCGTTTAGGCTGCTTGCTGCCCAATATGGAGCTGACATAACCTATGGAGAGGAGATTATTGATCATAAGATCATCAAATGTGAGCGGCGAGTTAATGGTAATTTCTTGTTCATCCTTTTGCATCCTTCGTCTGGATTATCCTTGAACATTTTCATGTAATATGTAAACTAAATACATACTACCTCTATTGAAAGAATGAAACCAACAGTTCCTAAAAATGCCAAGGCACCAATGACGTGACCACTATTGTTCTTATTCAAGACCCTTTCTTTGATGAATATAACCTTGATTTCAATGTAATGTATATGTCAATTTGAGTACTTCTATATTTCTAATGGATTATCAGATCTAATGCTTTTATGTTAATGAAAGAAGGATGTGAACTCTTAATTTCATCATGTTATGGCTCTCTAGtctctatcaagaaaagccttttAGTTGAAGAAATTTGATGACGAGAAGTTTTACCTGGATCTGTGgcttaaatgaaatatttgagagATGATTGAGCATTTACTGATGATAGTTAATATCAGAACTTTAAAACCTTGAACTGAATATTTTAGTGTGAGTGTTGATTGCCCCTCGAATACCAAACAAGGAtttgtaaattattatatagGTCGTGTACAGTGGTGGAACCACCTTGTTCTCACGGGGTTCATCTGAACCCCCTTCGCCGGAAAAttaatactatttatatatggttaaaataattttttaggtatatatagtAAATGTCGAACCCCCTTGACTACTTCGTTTGTCTATTTCTTCAGATTTTGAACCCCCTTATTGAAAATCTTCGTGTATATTGACATAGTATAGATGACATCTGATACCTGATTCAGTAGCTTTCCAAGCGGAGAAGATTTATTCAAAGTCATTACTCTGTTAAGGCTTTATGACTTGCTGTATATGTTGTTGATTTAGCAGTTAGCACTATGCTTTATGCCTTGCAATTttacttcatatttttatttttaggtaTTATGAGCATGGATGAATAGGATTCACAGTCACTTATGAAAAAGAAACGAAAAGATAAATATCATAGTGAAGCCTGCCTTTAGATGCAGGTTACCTAGTACATTTGAGATggcaaaagaaaaaagttgcTAAACTCGATGCTTCTAAAATATTTCTCATGAGTTTTACCCCTTATTCCTTAGATGTCTTAGGGACTACTGACATAGTGGAGAAGGGAACTGATAATGTTGTTTTCAGAACGTGCCCCGAGGAGAGAAATCGAGTTGTATTTCAGATGGGCACTTCTGATGCCATGAGGGCTCTCAAAGCTGCTGAAATAGTGTATGTTCCATTCagttctttcttttttcctcccTTATCATAACTGATCTTCGTACTTTAAATCCATCtgctcccccccccccccacacacaatCTGTTTTTCACATGGTCANNNNNNNNNNNNNNNNNNNNNNNNNNNNNNNNNNNNNNNNNNNNNNNNNNNNNNNNNNNNNNNNNNNNNNNNNNNNNNNNNNNNNNNNNNNNNNNNNNNNNNNNNNNNNNNNNNNNNNNNNNNNNNNNNNNNNNNNNNNNNNNNNNNNNNNNNNNNNNNNNNNNNNNNNNNNNNNNNNNNNNNNNNNNNNNNNNNNNNNNNNNNNNNNNNNNNNNNNNNNNNNNNNNNNNNNNNNNNNNNNNNNNNNNNNNNNNNNNNNNNNNNNNNNNNNNNNNNNNNNNNNNNNNNNNNNNNNNNNNNNNNNNNNNNNNNNNNNNNNNNNNNNNNNNNNNNNNNNNNNNNNNNNNNNNNNNNNNNNNNNNNNNNNNNNNNNNNNNNNNNNgctcccccccccccccacacacacaatCTGTTTTTCACATGGTCATACACAGAGTCTTATAAACAGACAGATTGGATTGGATGCCTATGATGAAATTTCGCTCTTGTTTCCACttgttttattttcaatatgcGTCTTCTAGCATTTTTGATGGTATTTCTTTTTAAGTAATGTGATGCATTATGTAGTATATCTCTGTTGGTTATGTAAGAACTCGTATGGTTGAGTTTATGAACAGACAAGCAGTTTCTCTAGCGAAACCAGATACCATCACCCCCATCCACACCCAAAAAAGGCAAAAAAGACAAACATTCATCTTGAGCAAATACAAATGCCATTAATTAATAACTCCTTTCCGCCGGTTTGGGGGTCCTAATAAGTTGTGTCATTCTCTTGCTGAGTATAGTGGCACCTGCATAAGTCTTCTTGTGCCATGAAACGTTTTCTTGATAACAACAGATACTATTGGGGTTTTTACAAGGGGTGAGGTAGAGTATATATGTCCTAATTTCCATACTGAAAATCAAGGTTAGAagtggtcttgttggatttaAGAGGTAGATTTCATATATTCCAGTTCTCTATATTATACATCAATGTTGGAAATGTTCTTGTTGGAATTCTTTACTAATTTGCTTGAGGAACTGtcctttttctttgatgaaGTAATGTGTTTTGTTAAAGAGCATCTAGAAGATGCAACTTACTAAAGAAATCTGCTAGCAATTACTAGTAAAGTGAAGTTGCAATTCCTTATACAAAGTGCTACCCTCAGCCTAGGGAGCTTACAATCTGAAAAAATGGTCGGGGCTAGTTACAGACTTACAGGTGTCAATTTAATCAGGCAAAACAGACTTAGCAGTCACTTTGCTTTGAGGGGAGAGTTCTGAGTTGAAATACCATCAAAGCATCTACTGTTTCTTTCAATCCACAGACACCAAAAAATTTATTCCAGGAATCATTACCCGGATCTTCTTGATGGCCTTGTCAACTCTCAAGTGGCAGTGTGGCACCAGCTTGAATAAGCTTCCCTCACATGCACAACATCACCCAATTCAGCCCAAGGAGGAAAAATAGAAATTGTTGAGGAACTGTTTTTGAAGCTGGACTCTCGGCTTTTGCTTTTCATTTTGTCAATGATGTCATATCGTTTTCTGCATTGGAAGTCTAGATTTTTAAGTTTTTCATGTTGTTATCAGTATTTGGAATCGACTTTTCTGACATTAATTGGATGATGGTTATAGCTGATGTTCGTTTACAAATAACAGGCTTGTCAGAGTTAAATTTGTTAATGTTGAACTGCAACAAGCTGCAGTGATATGAATTCGCTTCTCCaacaattttctttatattgaataGCTATCATAATATTCTGTGAATTGCATTCTTATCATGATTCATAATATACTTTCTTATGATAGAGAAGAAACTTCAAAGACATGCTTGAGTTTCTTTGCTCTTTTTAGGTCTTTACTTCTGACTTAGTCATGAAAGCTTAAACCAGCAATTATGCTCGATATGGGTAGGAAGTTAATGCATCTGATCGAAATATTTGATGGTCTGTCCCTTTTCAGGTGTAAAGATGTAGCAGCAGTGGACGTAAACATGGGATGCCCCAAGTCATTCTCTATTAGTGGAGGCATGGGTGCTGCACTGTTGAGCAAACCAGAGCTCATCCATGATGTATGCAATTATTGTTGCTCCTTCATCAGTAGGCGAGTTTCCTTCTAATATAGCATAGGAGTGCATGTCCTGTTCATAATGCTTCCCTTCTTCTGAACTCAGATTTTGACAACATTGCGAAGGAACTTGGATGTACCAATAACATGCAAAATTAGGTTATTAAAAGATCCGCAGGATACAGTGGAATTGGCACGACGAATTGAGATGACTGGTGTCTCTGCTCTTGCTGTCCATGGAAGGTAAATGATTTCTGTATATCTGCTTCTCATGTTTTTTATAAACTTAACCTTGTGCTCTGTCATCAATCAAGCCTTTGAATATCCAGTAATCCAGATTCCCTACTTTGATGGTCAAGTTATTTCATATAGTTGTTGGAGTATTTTTGTGAAATGAGGTGGGGCTTGCTGTAGATTCAAACAGTCCACCTTAGAAGCGAGAGAAGAACCATTTAGTCTGCTTCTTGGTTATGTTGGAAAGTATTGTCTCTTCAGTATGTTATTGCTACTTTCCCCGATTACTCTCTCCTTTCACTTTTTGTGGTTGTGAATTTTTACTGATATTGAAGTTTCATTCTGAAGATGCCAATTCATGAATTACTAACCACATCTAGGGTTAACAGGATTGTTTTAGGTTCTGATCTTCCTTCCATTTGCTGAGGGGTGGGTTCCATGAATTATGTTGTGCTATCTTATGTGTAGTCAGTGCTAGATGATTTAAAATACAGAAATTGAACATGCTATATTTGGAAACGATGTCAAAACTGATTTATTGAGGGTGCAATTTGATAATTCTCTCGGCAGCTACTCTTACTATGTCTCTGTTACACAAAATATGGTCACGGatcatttttgtttgttttttgtttGGGATAAGGAGTCTTCACTGGTTGCTTGTTTGAGCTTTCACCTATTTTGGGCTTTTAACTTGAAGTGGAGTGATATTAGTATTTCCTCTGACTAGCAAATGTTGCATGATTGTTGATTGAACTACAGGAAAGTTCCAGATAGGCCAAGAGATCCTGCAAAGTGGAATGAGATTGCTGATGTTGCTGCCGCTCTCTCTATTCCAGTTATAGCAAATGGTGATGTTTTTGAATATGAGGATTTTCAACGTATTAGAAATGTAACAGGTGTGCTTGTACTTCTTATAATTGCTCTTTGTTCTCATATTATTCTCTGATGAATCAGTTTGCACTTTATaggtgaattttttaaatttagataCTAAATAGATCTGAGTGTTTGGCCCGATATGacaataatattatatgttatgaaGATAAATGTATCTTTGTCGTCCATATATGGGCATGTATGTTTGATTTTCATCAGGTGTCCATAGGTTTATGGAAATGGAATCAAAAAATACATTGTATGCAACAGTTTTCCTAATGAGATAACTAATTCTATAAAGAAGTGTAGAAAAAAGCTTGAATTCTTGCTTCTgcatatttctttcttttgctgTAAAGTTCTGTGGATGCGTTTGACAGTCTTGTAGATGCTTGCAGTTCAGGCCCTCCAGAAGAGCCGTCACACCAGTttcggatcctccaaaaatgtGTTATATTTGGAGGAGATCTGACATGGTGTGAGGTGATATTTTTAGAGGATCTGAGCAACATAGCCTCCAATTCAGAAGTTATAATCTGAGAGATGCTGTTGCCTcagaaatacaaaattaatcTTTGTAGGCATGCTTCCTTGTGACACATCAGACAATGACAATCTGTATGAGAAAAGCATTGTTCATATATAGTTGATGATGGTTTTTCTATCTGTTTTTATGAATATCTACAGGTTGTTTCTGCTTATGTTTTGCAACATGTAACAACTTTATCTTATAGGTGCTTCATCTGTGATGGTTGCAAGAGGAGCCATGTGGAATGCTTCTATATTCTCTTCTGAGGGAAAAACACCATGGGAAGATGTCAAAAGAGAGTATGTGAGAAAGGTATTCGGCCTGTGAACTAGATGTGAATCAATCTCTTATTACATGTTAAATTAACTCTAAATTAAGTAGCCACTTTGTCCATCCAGCATATAAATGAAATAGACTAAAATATATCCAGCATTTGTTTCAAATTGAAGTCATTGACTTCCTATATGCTTTTCACTGCAAATGTAAGTGACAGGTCTGGGTGCTTTGATTTCAGAGTATATTGTGGGATAATGATATCAAAAGTACAAAGCACACCCTGAAGGAAATGATAACACACTATTCTTCCCTTGGGCGCCCGGAGGGGCTGGCagtaattaaatcaaatacCTTGGCAGATCTGGCGTAAGTTTTTATATCTTCTGCCGTTACTTCCACCCGTGGTTACATGTGTTGGGATCAAATTTAGTTGCTGTTCAGTTAGTTTCCAAATTAAGTTGTTCATGTTCTGATAATGTATGACATCTGCTTCACCTCATCCCcttgcttgtttttttttacataattgcGTAGTCTGCTCATTCTAAAAGCTACTCAAAAGTTTGACTCAGTAAAAACGAGGATTTATATTGTGAAAAGGTGCATGAGGTTCTTAATCTTCTCTTTCATCCTTGTATTATTCACTTTGAGATTTGTCCAACATTGGCAGAGTCCATAAGTCCACAACCTTTACTATTATCATTGTTACAACTCTTCACATATAAGCTGTCGATGGATATAACTAGCCAATTAACTATGATTGGACTAATTAGTTGTCGAGGCCCTTGTTGTTCTGGTTAGTGCTATATTTGAGAGGAGGTAACGAGAACGGGGAGAGAAGAACGTTATTTCTCTCATTTGGCAAAAAAGTTACTTATTGGAAGGAGTAACACCTTTTCCAACTCCTCTGTAAGTGGTCGAAAATGAGTTTGAGAGGGCATTTGGAAGATTTTATTCCCAAAGGTTTCTTCCTTGGACAGACAGCTACCTGTGAAGCAGTACTTATCCAAGATGATCTTCCCAATAAGAAGAGCATGAAGATTGTGGTTCTAATAGATAGTTCATGTGTGAACGGTATGAAAATTTTGCTAATCATCTTTCTTTGCTAAATGGGGTGGTGGAACATGTTCCTTTTCGTTTGGGATAGTGTATTGCTGATGTCAGTGATGTGAGCATTTATTTGTATGGAGGGGTTATACTGTATGTACCACTGGTTAAGAATTTTGCACACTTCTCGCATGCATCATGTGGCTGCTTCAAAAGAGTGAAATGGGGAATATATGTGCGAagtgtatatttaaaaaattgcgTAGCCAGAGAAGGATAGTAATAAGTAGGGAGTTGGTTGTATTATCTGTCTTGCATGTTCATTTGCTTCCAAGGCGCCACTGACATAAAGTCATGTCAACAGCCTAAGATTTTATCACttcttatatatatgaagtcatcgtcaaacatattttctCCTTCCTCTGGGTGTTTCTTCTGTAGGGCACCTACTAATTTAACTGGCTGCATACTTACTGACTTTTCAGGAAACTTTATGGAGAAGAGGAATACTATGAATATGTCTCAGAAAGCCGGAGGAAGCAGCAGATGAAATAAGATAAGTAGTTCACCCTCACTAATCATAGAAGTCAATACACCAAGACGTCGATTAAATTGGACTACCGTTATAATTTATAAAGCTAGTGGAGTATTTTGAAGCAAGAGATAGAGGTGGACTTTGCACATGAGGTTGTTAATGAGTTCTGAATTCCTTCCCGTGATGTGACTATACCCAACTGCTATCCCttgtttgagtttgaagtaACATTCCACAACCGCTGAACGAATCCATCAGTTTGAACAATATTCATGTAGGCTGTACACTAAATTGAACTTAGTGGGTTTACCTAACCTGCATAAACCAACACGATAGCTATGTATCCTTTGGATCATAAGGGGGTACAATTGAAGTTTTTGCTTTATTTCCGTGGTTCATGTTGCAGACATGATTtgcaaatttaatatatttatgtttagtGATGTGACTGAAATCATGTACAACTAAACAAATTTGAAGTTAGTATAAAGTCTAAAGAAGATCTGCATTTTGATAGAACAAATCGACAAGGCTGCACACATTCGCCTTTTTCAGACCCCATTTATATGATTACATCAGATATGTTAGTTAATTAAACAATAGACAAAGCAGAAGTTCATACAAATTCCTTCTAATGAAGTGTACATAAGTCTTATGATTAAGAATTCCAGCAGAATAGAGATGTCCAACTCATTGTTGTTGCCCAATTTGCTatctttaaagtttttttaaattaaatttgcatATTTGAAAACTATATAAGTATTATATGTCACAATAATTgtacaattgaaaatatttgaaagctAAATGAAGAAATGCAGACAAGGAAATACTCATTTTAAAGTAAAGACATGAAGAGATACAGAAAATGAGTAAACTTACTTCAAAGTAACAACATACTTATATGAGCACTCAGCCACTCACGTTATGTTCAGGAGCCAggattaaataatttttagtttacACACACATAATACTTCAAATTTCTCAAGATGTAGCAACACAAGGTTCTTGTGGTGCAAAATGGGTAAGGTATGCATCAGCCAACATTTGGCCTAATTTAACTTGAGCCTCTGTAGTTAAATGAAGATTATCTTCCTTTAGCTGCAATCCCATGGCATCAACACATACAACATTTGGAAGATCAATTGCCTTTTGTGCTTCTCGAATCTTTTCAATATACTTCTCATCTCCTGATGCAATTGCAACCTATAGGACAATGCAATGCGGTTAAAGAACACGAAATACCTAACCACAATTGCCAAAAATCCTTGAAAAGTTTCACATCAGGCTTGAAGCAAACTACATTAGCTAACCTGAATAATTGGCAGAGATGGCAGATGCAAATCAGCACGAACATCATGTATTAACTTCTCCATATTAGCCTTATATGTATCGACACAATGCTGAGATAATGCATCACTCTCTCCTTGATACCAAAGCAATGCCTTGATTTCTCCTCCATGACTCATGGCAGCTCTAGCTCTGTTGATCATATTCACATACAAGTGTTGCCCGTGTGCCCACTCCTTTATCGCAGTTCCTCCTACAGCACATGGCACTAACCCAATAGCTTCCACTCGGTCCTTGATTGCATTTGCAAATGACATTCCAGGTCCAACACCACATGTCTTCTTCGCATCAATGTCATGGTGGAGTGGCTCACGTGCCACCTCATAACGGAGGTGTGCACTAAGACGGAAAATTCTAGAAGCATCTGGATGGCACTCGTTTGGTACAACGCCATCCCAGTGATGCTTTTCTACTCCACCACGACCAGCCATGTTACTTTGCCCAGATAGAATGAATACATTTTTGGGGGAATAAGCTACATTTTCCAGGGTTGAGTCCATAGTAAGAGTTCAAGATGCTGTGATTGAAAGCGGGTTTTTTCTAACCTAAGACAAAGATGATGAAAAACTAAGAATCCTTCAAATTTGAACTATCTATCTGTATATATCCTTCTAAATTCAACACCTCTGCTGCTGTTATACAGAAAAATCATTCATCAAAAAACTATAACAGATGCGAATCACATTGAATATCCTTCTTATTTATCAGAAGGCTGATGATAAATACACTTACAAGCAAACAACACCAAAAttgatatacatacataatcaaAACGAATAAACAATAC
Proteins encoded in this window:
- the LOC107020981 gene encoding tRNA-dihydrouridine(20) synthase [NAD(P)+]-like, translated to MMDYRNKLVLAPMVRVGTLPFRLLAAQYGADITYGEEIIDHKIIKCERRVNDVLGTTDIVEKGTDNVVFRTCPEERNRVVFQMGTSDAMRALKAAEIVCKDVAAVDVNMGCPKSFSISGGMGAALLSKPELIHDILTTLRRNLDVPITCKIRLLKDPQDTVELARRIEMTGVSALAVHGRKVPDRPRDPAKWNEIADVAAALSIPVIANGDVFEYEDFQRIRNVTGASSVMVARGAMWNASIFSSEGKTPWEDVKREYVRKSILWDNDIKSTKHTLKEMITHYSSLGRPEGLAVIKSNTLADLAKLYGEEEYYEYVSESRRKQQMK
- the LOC107021153 gene encoding probable carbohydrate esterase At4g34215 produces the protein MDSTLENVAYSPKNVFILSGQSNMAGRGGVEKHHWDGVVPNECHPDASRIFRLSAHLRYEVAREPLHHDIDAKKTCGVGPGMSFANAIKDRVEAIGLVPCAVGGTAIKEWAHGQHLYVNMINRARAAMSHGGEIKALLWYQGESDALSQHCVDTYKANMEKLIHDVRADLHLPSLPIIQVAIASGDEKYIEKIREAQKAIDLPNVVCVDAMGLQLKEDNLHLTTEAQVKLGQMLADAYLTHFAPQEPCVATS